One Drechmeria coniospora strain ARSEF 6962 chromosome 01, whole genome shotgun sequence genomic region harbors:
- a CDS encoding protein ORM1 has translation MADRENGARRRRSSSILQVYHEPPETLEQISDQAALPNLNANWTNAKGAWTIHIVLIACLKIFYDVIPGVSQETSWTLTNMTYMFGSYLMFHYVRGVPFEFNSGAFDNLNMWEQIDNGAQYTPTKKFLLSVPIVLFLLSTHYTHYDLAYFIINFLAVLGVIIPKLPFSHRMRFGLFSGPPEE, from the exons ATGGCCGACCGCGAAAACGGCGCTCGCCGGAGGAGATCCAGCAGCATCCTCCAGGTCTACCACGAACCCCCCGAGACGCTCGAGCAGATCAGCGACCAGGCCGCCCTGCCCAATCTCAACGCCAACTGGACGAATGCAAAAG GAGCCTGGACGATTCATATCGTCCTGATAGCCTGCCTCAAAATTTTCTACGATGTCATCCCTGGCGTCTCGCAGGAGACTTCGTGGACGCTGACAAACATGACATACATGTTCGGCTCCTACCTCATGTTCCACTACGTTCGTGGCGTTCCCTTTGAGTTCAACAGCGGCGCCTTCGACAACCTAAACATGTGGGAGCAGATCGACAATGGTGCTCAGTACACGCCCACCAAGAAGTTCCTCCTCAGCGTCCCCATCGTCCTCTTCCTGCTGAGCACCCATTACACCCACTACGACCTGGCATATTTTATCATCaacttcctcgccgtcctcggtgtCATCATCCCCAAGCTACCATTC AGCCACCGGATGCGATTCGGCCTCTTCTCGGGCCCCCCGGAGGAGTAG
- a CDS encoding non-ribosomal peptide synthetase, with protein sequence MRRSLDHASSCVTEAQGPWTLDHVWAANSFVPEAIEACVHSLIKRVVCQKPASIAIRSRDGDLTYSQLDRQSSNLAYQLLYRGVRKGTTAVLCFDDSSLLAPIAALAVSKTGAALMALDITMPHDQLQPIMAQVQSPLFISSADSAHIVRRFGADNLLLIDHGLLSESTLFTLKPLHELPVVSPLDILYLAFTSGFSPNPESGKKIKGAAVTHQNVSSAAVYQQHLGSIFTNTFCSYDSAPPGSYLAWSIFFYNLIAGSCLCLPGAVEQSGQVEPPIKEPTPCTIVAMAQMLDPSKTHDLLQHFGTKIQSKPVDDEVVPDAESIPQNEALEARNEASELILHPGPGILTWVVDVVDPNILSPIGAVGELCLEGPLLGQDHLSTSDRISSSRFWRDPCWLLRGSDAIPGRYSWVYRTGVLARYLPDGRLAHVGYRPLDNDKDSDASSSQNDSGLDLKLNDDEIGINMQLSLGSQSPKPTPSDLSDGYVLMSEVDMNLSDPNLGPEAPLPFSLLDPSMNKEELVSNTAHICHVSASQIVDMMPCTPLQEGLIALTTIRPGDYVAKNEFEIGEKVDVDKLRLAWNQTVATNPILRTRVVSLPISGVHVLLQVVLDDDISWNCGEDQRHDEEQEAESERPMGLGTRLTRLCLAETAAGVRRLTWEIHHALYDGWSLPLLLKEVENAYFNRPSLCLQPMATFIKHILSRNEAAESAFWQAYFQNTNGSQFPPEKPGYHAQPDSQITSEVSGLAWGHGDYTPATIVRAAWAVAIANALGSDEALFGATVTGRQAPLAGIEIVAGPTIATVPVRVSVNWDARFDNLLNAVQREAADMIPYEQTGLSKISRISDDSAIGCKFQSLLVVQPADGDGVLDEREPFLTEVVDGESLFTSDTYAIVVECQLGSDSVDLRIAFDSSIVSRNRMDFVTQNFEFALRQLSDTCQGKLRLRCIQDELWDLHQAWAWNDVVPEAFPRCIHDIFSQRASEKPLSPAVNAWDGDFTYKDLDELSSGLALHLVDTNVAGKIVPLLFEKSKWMSVAVLAVMKAGGGCLALDSKQPLERLRSIVRQVDAPLILSSIANQSISSQLEISLSVTVGSNYSWESTSSTFPMVSPSDVLYVNFTSGSTGVPKGAVVTHGNFSSAIEHQQRALGFSCSSRVFDFSSYSFDAAWCNSLQSFTSGGCLCVPSQEERDNDLDGCFEKYKVNTVDLTPSVARIISRPALARLSTLILGGEAVLPGDPYLSTVGSETKVFNVYGPAECTPTATFAEMTPENMTIGRGAGVCAWVIDPESQTPSRVGAVGELWLEGPIVGKGYLNDAVRTEKVFIENPPWLVRGIPDRPGRTGRAGRRGRLYRTGDLVRHNDDGTLIFVGRADTQVKIRGQRVELGDVERHVLDALVLPRDLSARVTAETIRPKQSNSTLLVAFITLENAAFSTEESHDIVVKQATDGLTRRLQDSIPSYLVPVAFIPLSQLPIMASGKVDRKSLQAVAEETYLQYRTVPKEKGRRHRTVEPLTEIEAILQKIWMSVLNLTVDETSITGAFARLGGDSITAMQIISQCKLHNIVFSVSDLLDASTIKNLATRCIIASPADLVVDEDDDRAEPFDLSPIQHMFFNAYPEGLNHWNQSFLLELARPVSVTLLEEAVNAVVRRHAMLRCRFQKDPETGYWFQHILEGEDAPSSFAFTEHLVEKQDQIITISQARQESLDIQHGPVFACDLFQTFRGQKQILLLSAHHAVIDLVSWRIIWGDIEDYVSHGTLLSHPTASFRQWCRRQAKIAATLSPTSVLPVTVPQPQLEFWGFSEFENTFTDCQAYTKTLDNRCSGALFGSCNDALHSQPIDIIIGALLHSFVNTFPEREPAAVWVEGHGREHSEGLPDVASTVGWFTTLHPLALPVTIASSVIDAVTLAKDTRKRIPNKGQPYFSCRYLSESGRKAFDGQDISELTLNFTGQFQQLESDDGLFKRPDDLGGEHEGDMDLVEMSPLARRFTLIEINAEVEQGQLEVTFQVHKKMKHQKRLADWTEMFAQTLISAIDELLLTAPTMTLSDLPLLPLSYKGLDTLLNQQLPRAGIQLADVVDMYPCSPLQEGILISAQKEAASYATFSVWRCVPPSGSAAVSASQLGRAWKAVTKRHTILQSVFCIHPEGKGFIQVVLAGLEPRITFHVAAEGESPREVLSRLERPSFGANEAEHAFSICQSATGEVACRLDVSHSLIDASSMTCLVGDIINTYQGVSLAPATPFMEMVRYISKIPKAQRIASWEKLLRNVQPCVFPISRTSQQRQESFNDISISHSAIAGVADFCKDMGITRSVFMQVAWSMVLSQYTCKKEVCFGYLANGRDAPVDGIEAMVGPLVNLLISRVDLGKSAKDVLQTTSQNSIKHLRIQHTSLAEIQHHLGFSERLFNTAISIRGSDKTGNLQQQTLSFEPYGGEDPHEFDIGLNAIIDGNIMDVVVDYREPYITRHVAQEAASVLTKAIRYLLTTTVGHDVDADDAQQSLFDGFFKALVGEDELATREFWQSQFTNMEGSHFPVVRAGDLIEADKEVNLHLKDVNLRGHGDLTPTTIVRAAWALLASCMTGTNEGLFGVSAEAVGTVVPVRVLLDPQSTVGGYLHAMQRQTEDMARFERTGLCWISSMSEEAAQACEFQTVIQVMDEGAEGNQIQSTHPCAIFLSCKVGMSDANICLRFDSDVLGEQQAMRLGFQLEHLLHQLLDVHLRCHALESLSLVARRDLEQIWDWNGTVPEPLDACVHELVAQVANQQPDAPAVCAWDGDLSYRQVDELSTKLAMDLVRLGVGSGTIVPLLFEKSMWMPVAALAVMKAGAGAVATDTASQPEERLWAITQQTKARVCLSSVTNESLASRLGADVVVVGPDRLRTSPAGQQLPKVSPDDLLYVIFTSGTTGTPKGAMVSHRNFSSAMRHQREALGYEKGTRVLDFSSYAFDVFWSNMLNALTAGGCFCIPSTEQRQDDLSGTLRKYAITLADFTPTIARHIRGLESVSTLVLGGEVVLASDRDLANEDARVRSAYGPAECTPTATIQNLTVGGRGGLGRGAGVCTWVVDPDKASRLMPVGAPGELWLEGALVGSGYLNDEERTATAFVQDPEWLVLGVPGRRPGRHGRLYRTGDVVQYADDGSLHFIGRKDTQVKLHGQRIELEEVERAVKKALQRQGEAMTNAQVVAEVVEPQGTGAELLAAFVRLGGPHDAHDDDAVKQATVGIRDELRAVLPPYMVPSLYVPLETIPRMPTGKVDRRQLRAAGSRLTGKDLAALSRVTGEWRAPRTGAERRVQELWAEITKVGRESIGIDDSFFRIGGDSLGAMRLVGLAHDRGVPTLTVRDVFQKPILRDLAALDIWGDGVSLGASG encoded by the exons atgCGCCGTTCACTCGACCACGCATCCTCCTGCGTCACCGAGGCTCAGGGGCCCTGGACTCTCGACCATGTCTGGGCCGCAAACTCGTTCGTGCCAGAGGCTATAGAGGCTTGTGTTCACAGTCTTATTAAGCGAGTTGTCTGCCAAAAGCCGGCCTCCATCGCCATCCGATCGCGGGACGGCGACCTGACGTATTCGCAACTGGACCGCCAATCCAGCAACCTGGCGTATCAGTTGCTTTATCGAGGCGTCCGGAAAGGCACCACGGCCGTGTTGTGCTTCGACGACTCCTCGCTGCTGGCACCAATCGCCGCTCTTGCGGTGTCCAAGACAGGCGCTGCGCTGATGGCATTGGATATCACCATGCCTCACGACCAGCTACAGCCCATCATGGCCCAAGTACAATCGCCTCTTTTCATATCATCCGCGGACAGCGCCCATATTGTGCGCCGATTTGGCGCAGACAATCTCCTACTCATCGATCATGGCCTGCTCTCCGAATCAACGCTATTCACCTTGAAGCCTCTCCACGAGCTCCCGGTCGTTAGTCCCTTGGACATCCTCTACCTTGCCTTTACCTCGGGCTTTTCCCCGAACCCCGAATCAGGCAAGAAAATCAAAGGAGCTGCCGTGACGCATCAAAACGTTAGCAGTGCGGCCGTTTATCAACAGCACCTCGGTTCGATATTCACAAACACATTTTGCAGCTACGACTCGGCCCCCCCGGGATCGTATTTGGCATGGTCTATCTTTTTCTACAATTTGATCGCTGGCAGTTGTCTTTGCCTGCCTGGTGCTGTCGAACAGTCGGGCCAGGTTGAGCCACCCATCAAGGAGCCCACCCCTTGCACAATTGTTGCCATGGCTCAGATGCTGGATCCGTCCAAGACCCATGACTTGTTACAGCACTTCGGTACCAAGATTCAAAGCAAACCCGTAGATGATGAGGTAGTCCCCGATGCCGAAAGCATACCGCAAAATGAGGCTCTCGAGGCCAGAAACGAAGCCTCAGAATTAATCCTTCATCCAGGGCCTGGGATTCTCACCTGGGTAGTTGACGTGGTCGATCCGAACATACTGTCTCCCATTGGGGCCGTCGGTGAGCTGTGCCTCGAAGGGCCGCTCCTTGGCCAGGATCATCTCAGCACCTCTGACCGCATTTCATCCTCACGATTCTGGAGAGATCCTTGCTGGCTCCTCCGTGGTTCTGATGCCATTCCAGGTCGTTACAGTTGGGTCTATCGCACCGGTGTCCTTGCGCGATACCTCCCAGATGGACGGCTTGCCCATGTGGGATATCGGCCACTTGACAATGACAAGGACAGCGATGCATCAAGCTCTCAGAACGACTCAGGGCTGGATCTGAAGctcaacgacgacgaaatCGGCATCAACATGCAGCTCAGCTTGGGAAGTCAATCACCAAAGCCCACACCGAGTGATCTGTCCGACGGGTATGTCTTGATGTCTGAGGTGGATATGAACCTTTCCGACCCCAACCTTGGCCCCGAAGCGCCTTTGCCGTTCTCACTGCTCGATCCTTCTATGAATAAGGAGGAATTAGTGTCCAATACTGCTCATATCTGCCACGTGAGTGCCTCCCAGATTGTCGACATGATGCCGTGCACTCCACTTCAAGAGGGATTAATTGCGCTCACTACAATTCGGCCGGGTGACTACGTGGCAAAAAACGAGTTCGAAATTGGTGAAAAGGTAGATGTGGATAAGCTTCGCCTAGCTTGGAATCAAACTGTGGCTACGAACCCGATACTGCGCACTAGGGTTGTCAGTCTGCCTATTTCAGGGGTTCACGTTCTCCTGCAAGTTGTGCTTGATGACGACATATCGTGGAACTGTGGTGAAGATCAGCGTCATGACGAAGAGCAGGAGGCTGAAAGTGAGCGGCCGATGGGTCTGGGTACGCGTCTCACTCGACTATGCCTTGCCGAAACGGCAGCTGGGGTTCGTCGTCTTACCTGGGAGATTCATCACGCCCTGTACGACGGCTGGAGCTTGCCCCTTCTGTTAAAAGAGGTCGAGAACGCGTACTTCAACCGGCCGAGTTTATGCCTCCAGCCGATGGCAACTTTTATTAAGCACATTCTGAGCCGGAACGAGGCTGCCGAATCAGCCTTCTGGCAGGCGTACTTTCAAAACACCAATGGCAGCCAATTCCCGCCCGAAAAGCCAGGTTACCACGCTCAACCAGACAGCCAGATAACATCGGAGGTCTCGGGTTTAGCTTGGGGTCATGGGGACTATACACCAGCCACGATTGTCAGAGCTGCCTGGGCAGTTGCCATTGCCAACGCGCTTGGCTCAGACGAGGCCCTCTTTGGCGCAACAGTTACCGGCCGCCAAGCACCCTTGGCAGGCATCGAGATCGTGGCCGGTCCCACGATTGCGACTGTTCCTGTTAGAGTATCAGTAAACTGGGATGCTAGATTCGACAATCTGCTCAATGCAGTGCAACGCGAAGCTGCGGATATGATCCCGTACGAGCAAACCGGCCTATCTAAGATTTCTCGCATTAGCGACGATTCCGCCATTGGATGCAAGTTTCAGTCACTATTGGTAGTACAGCCTGCTGATGGCGATGGTGTGCTTGATGAGCGCGAGCCATTCCTGACCGAAGTTGTGGACGGAGAGAGCCTTTTCACCTCGGACACGTACGCAATCGTGGTGGAGTGTCAGCTAGGCTCAGACAGTGTCGATCTGCGGATTGCCTTTGACTCGAGTATAGTTTCCCGCAATCGGATGGATTTCGTCACACAGAATTTTGAGTTTGCCCTCCGTCAGTTGTCCGATACTTGTCAGGGGAAGCTGCGTCTCCGCTGTATCCAGGACGAGCTCTGGGACTTGCACCAAGCCTGGGCCTGGAATGATGTAGTACCAGAGGCGTTCCCGCGCTGCATTCATGATATCTTCTCGCAGAGAGCGTCTGAGAAACCCCTGTCACCTGCCGTCAACGCCTGGGACGGAGACTTCACCTACAAAGACCTGGATGAGCTTTCCAGCGGCCTGGCACTTCATCTCGTCGACACAAATGTCGCGGGAAAGATCGTGCCTCTTCTCTTTGAAAAGTCCAAGTGGATGTCTGTTGCCGTCTTGGCTGTAATgaaggccggcggcggttgTCTCGCGCTGGACTCGAAGCAGCCTTTGGAACGGCTACGGTCCATCGTCAGGCAGGTAGATGCGCCGCTGATCCTATCGTCGATTGCCAACCAATCCATCTCCTCTCAACTTGAGATCAGTCTGAGTGTGACAGTTGGATCGAACTATTCGTGGgagtcgacgtcgtccaccTTTCCAATGGTTAGCCCATCCGATGTTCTGTACGTCAACTTCACCTCCGGGAGCACCGGTGTTCCAAAGGGGGCTGTAGTCACACATGGCAACTTTTCCTCGGCGATCGAACATCAGCAAAGGGCACTGGGCTTTTCTTGCTCCTCCCGCGTCTTCGACTTTTCATCCTACTCGTTCGATGCTGCGTGGTGTAACAGTCTGCAGAGCTTCACAAGCGGCGGGTGTCTCTGCGTTCCGTCGCAAGAGGAGCGAGATAATGACCTTGACGGCTGCTTCGAAAAATACAAGGTCAACACCGTCGATCTGACGCCGTCAGTCGCCCGTATCATCAGCCGACCCGCTCTCGCACGACTGTCGACTCTAATCCTTGGCGGCGAAGCAGTTCTCCCTGGTGACCCGTATTTGTCGACGGTCGGCAGTGAGACCAAAGTTTTCAACGTATACGGCCCTGCTGAATGCACACCCACTGCCACTTTTGCCGAGATGACACCAGAAAACATGACCATCGGGCGCGGTGCTGGCGTGTGTGCCTGGGTCATCGATCCCGAGTCACAGACGCCAAGTCGAGTGGGAGCCGTGGGTGAACTCTGGCTGGAAGGCCCGATAGTGGGCAAGGGCTACCTCAACGATGCCGTGAGAACAGAAAAAGTCTTCATAGAAAATCCTCCTTGGCTTGTTCGCGGTATCCCCGATCGACCTGGTAGGACAGGCAGGGCTGGTCGCAGAGGACGACTGTATCGCACCGGAGATCTGGTCCGGCATAACGATGATGGCACGCTGATCTTCGTTGGTCGTGCCGACACGCAGGTCAAGATCCGAGGACAAAGAGTCGAGcttggcgacgtcgagcggcATGTTCTCGATGCCCTTGTATTGCCTAGAGATCTCTCCGCCCGCGTGACAGCCGAGACGATACGGCCAAAGCAATCCAACAGCACTCTGCTCGTTGCGTTCATCACATTAGAAAATGCTGCATTCTCAACAGAGGAGTCGCATGACATTGTCGTGAAACAGGCGACAGATGGCCTGACAAGACGTCTGCAGGATTCGATTCCTTCCTATCTGGTTCCAGTTGCGTTCATCCCCCTGTCCCAGCTTCCCATCATGGCGAGCGGGAAAGTAGACAGGAAGTCGCTTCAGGCTGTGGCGGAGGAAACCTATCTGCAGTATCGTACCGTGCCCAAAGAGAAGGGGCGCCGACACCGAACGGTAGAACCCTTGACCGAGATCGAGGCTATTCTCCAGAAAATCTGGATGTCCGTCCTAAACCTGACAGTCGACGAGACGTCCATTACCGGAGCATTTGCGAGACTTGGTGGCGATTCCATCACGGCAATGCAGATTATCTCCCAGTGCAAGCTGCATAACATCGTTTTCTCCGTGAgcgacctcctcgacgcctcgaCGATCAAAAATCTCGCCACTCGATGCATCATTGCTTCGCCAGCCGATCTCGTGGTTGACGAAGATGATGACAGGGCTGAACCGTTCGATCTGTCTCCTATCCAGCATATGTTCTTTAATGCCTACCCTGAAGGGCTCAACCATTGGAACCAAAGTTTTCTACTGGAGCTAGCCAGACCAGTATCGGTGACTCTTTTGGAAGAAGCCGTGAACGCAGTTGTTCGTCGCCATGCCATGCTTCGCTGCCGCTTCCAAAAGGATCCCGAAACGGGGTATTGGTTTCAGCACATCCTTGAGGGGGAAGATGCCCCATCATCATTTGCGTTCACCGAACACCTCGTAGAGAAGCAGGATCAAATCATCACCATCAGCCAAGCCCGACAGGAATCACTAGATATTCAGCACGGCCCTGTGTTCGCTTGTGATCTATTCCAGACCTTTCGCGGACAAAAACAAATTCTTCTCCTCTCTGCCCATCACGCAGTCATCGATTTGGTGTCGTGGCGCATCATCTGGGGCGATATTGAAGACTACGTATCCCACGGCACGCTTCTGTCTCATCCAACGGCATCGTTCAGGCAATGGTGTCGTCGCCAGGCAAAGATAGCGGCAACACTGTCCCCGACGTCGGTCCTCCCGGTCACCGTCCCTCAACCACAGCTTGAATTTTGGGGGTTTTCTGAGTTCGAAAACACATTCACAGATTGCCAAGCGTACACAAAGACGCTTGACAACCGCTGCAGCGGTGCTCTGTTTGGAAGTTGCAACGACGCTCTTCACAGCCAACCAATCGACATCATTATCGGTGCACTCCTTCACTCCTTTGTGAATACATTTCCCGAACGCGAGCCTGCTGCTGTCTGGGTCGAGGGTCACGGGAGAGAACATTCCGAGGGCCTTCCCGACGTCGCGAGCACTGTTGGCTGGTTCACGACGCTGCACCCCCTGGCGCTTCCCGTCACCATAGCAAGCTCAGTCATAGATGCTGTCACCCTTGCCAAGGACACTCGGAAGCGTATTCCCAACAAGGGCCAGCCATATTTCTCGTGCCGTTACCTCAGCGAATCCGGACGCAAGGCGTTTGATGGGCAGGATATCTCTGAGCTCACCCTCAACTTCACCGGCCAGTTTCAGCAGCTTGAAAGCGACGATGGCCTGTTTAAGCGTCCAGACGATCTTGGAGGCGAACATGAGGGAGACATGGATCTGGTCGAAATGTCGCCCTTGGCTAGGCGATTTACCTTGATCGAAATCAACGCCGAGGTGGAGCAAGGACAGCTCGAGGTCACCTTTCAGGTCCACAAGAAGATGAAACACCAGAAAAGACTCGCAGACTGGACGGAGATGTTTGCTCAAACACTAATTTCGGCAATCGATGAACTCTTGTTAACAGCTCCCACCATGACACTCAGCGACCTCCCCCTCCTGCCTTTGTCGTACAAAGGACTCGACACCCTACTGAATCAGCAGCTCCCTCGTGCCGGAATTCAGCTAGCCGACGTCGTTGACATGTACCCTTGCTCGCCGCTGCAAGAAGGCATACTGATCAGCGCTCAAAAGGAGGCGGCTTCGTACGCTACATTTTCGGTTTGGCGCTGTGTTCCGCCTTCCGGCTCGGCGGCAGTATCGGCTTCGCAGCTTGGCAGAGCTTGGAAAGCCGTGACGAAGCGACATACGATTCTGCAATCTGTATTTTGCATACACCCAGAGGGTAAAGGCTTCATTCAGGTGGTTCTAGCCGGCCTTGAGCCCCGAATTACGTTTCACGTCGCCGCAGAGGGCGAAAGTCCAAGAGAGGTATTGTCTCGTCTGGAACGTCCGAGTTTCGGCGCAAACGAGGCAGAACACGCTTTCAGCATCTGCCAATCGGCCACTGGCGAGGTGGCTTGCCGGCTGGATGTGAGCCATAGCCTCATCGATGCTTCGAGCATGACCTGTTTGGTAGGCGACATCATCAACACCTATCAGGGCGTCAGCTTGGCTCCGGCCACACCATTCATGGAAATGGTTCGGTACATTTCAAAGATACCAAAAGCACAAAGAATTGCTTCGTGGGAAAAATTGCTGCGAAACGTTCAGCCTTGCGTGTTCCCCATCTCTCGCACCAGCCAACAGAGGCAAGAGAGCTTCAACGACATCTCCATCTCTCactccgccatcgccggcgtcgcagACTTCTGCAAGGATATGGGTATCACTCGATCTGTTTTTATGCAAGTCGCTTGGTCCATGGTCCTTTCTCAATATACCTGCAAGAAGGAGGTCTGTTTTGGCTACCTCGCGAACGGCAGAGACGCGCCAGTCGATggcatcgaggccatggTTGGCCCCCTCGTGAACCTTTTGATCAGCCGGGTCGACCTTGGGAAATCGGCCAAGGACGTGCTTCAGACAACATCGCAAAACTCCATCAAGCATCTCCGCATCCAGCACACGTCACTCGCGGAGATCCAGCATCACCTCGGTTTCTCGGAGAGACTTTTCAACACGGCGATATCGATCCGTGGATCTGACAAGACGGGAAACCTCCAACAGCAGACACTTTCATTTGAACCGTACGGCGGCGAAGACCCACACGAGTTTGACATTGGATTAAATGCCATTATTGATGGGAACATCATGGACGTTGTCGTGGATTACCGCGAGCCATACATTACACGACATGTCGCTCAAGAAGCCGCGAGCGTTCTCACCAAGGCGATTCGGTACCTGTTGACCACCACCGTTGGCCACGACgttgatgccgacgatgcacaGCAGTCGCTCTTTGACGGATTCTTCAAGgcccttgtcggcgaggatgagcttGCCACCAGGGAGTTTTGGCAGTCTCAGTTCACCAACATGGAGGGCTCGCACTTCCCAGTTGTAAGGGCAGGCGACCTAATTGAAGCCGACAAAGAAGTGAATCTGCATCTGAAAGACGTGAATCTAAGGGGCCATGGGGACTTGACACCAACCACGATAGTAAGAGCCGCATGGGCCCTGCTCGCGAGTTGCATGACGGGCACCAATGAAGGATTATTTGGCGTCAGTGCGGAAGCAGTTGGGACGGTGGTCCCAGTTCGCGTCTTGCTGGACCCGCAGAGTACCGTTGGCGGTTATCTTCATGCGATGCAACGGCAAACCGAGGACATGGCTCGATTTGAGCGAACCGGGCTTTGCTGGATCAGTTCCATGAGCGAGGAAGCCGCTCAGGCGTGTGAGTTCCAGACAGTCATTCAAGTGATGGATGAGGGTGCGGAGGGCAATCAAATCCAAAGCACGCATCCCTGTGCTATTTTTCTTTCGTGCAAGGTCGGCATGAGCGACGCCAACATTTGCCTCCGTTTTGACTCGGACGTGCTTGGGGAACAGCAGGCCATGAGACTTGGATTCCAGCTGGAGCACCTGTTGCATCAACTCCTCGACGTACATTTGAGATGCCACGCACTTGAAAGCCTCAGCCTGGTAGCAAGACGAGATTTGGAGCAGATTTGGGATTGGAACGGCACGGTCCCGGAACCGTTGGATGCATGCGTCCACGAGCTCGTCGCTCAAGTAGCGAACCAACAGCCGGACGCGCCAGCCGTGTGCGCCTGGGACGGTGACTTGTCGTACCGACAAGTGGACGAGCTCTCGACAAAGTTGGCGATGGACTTAGTTCGTCTAGGCGTCGGTTCCGGGACGATCGTTCCGCTACTTTTTGAGAAATCCATGTGGATGCCCGTGGCAGCGCTCGCTGTCATGAAagccggggccggggccgttGCCACCGACACAGCATCGCAGCCGGAAGAAAGACTTTGGGCGATTACGCAACAAACCAAGGCCAGAGTTTGCTTGTCTTCGGTCACCAACGAGAGCCTGGCAAGCCGGTTGGGCGCGGACGTGGTGGTGGTCGGTCCAGACCGGCTCAGAACCTCCCCTGCTGGCCAGCAGCTGCCCAAGGTGAGCCCGGACGACTTGCTCTACGTCATCTTCACCTCGGGCACGACCGGCACACCAAAGGGCGCCATGGTGAGCCACAGGAATTTCTCCAGCGCCATGAGGCACCAGAGGGAGGCTCTCGGGTATGAGAAAGGGACTCGAGTGCTGGACTTTTCTTCGTACGCGTTCGACGTGTTTTGGTCGAACATGCTCAACGCACTGACGGCTG GCGGCTGCTTTTGCATACCTTCGACGGAACAACGGCAGGACGACTTGTCCGGGACCCTACGCAAGTACGCGATCACGCTTGCCGACTTTACGCCCACGATTGCCCGTCACATCAGAGGCCTCGAGAGCGTTTCGACGCTCGTCTTGGGTGGCGAGGTGGTCCTGGCCAGCGATCGTGACCTGGCCAACGAGGACGCACGGGTCAGGAGCGCCTACGGCCCCGCCGAGtgcacgccgacggcgacgatccAAAACTTGACcgtgggcggccgaggtggtcTCGGGCGCGGGGCGGGCGTCTGCACATGGGTCGTCGACCCGGACAAGGCAAGCAGGCTCATGCCCGTGGGTGCGCCCGGGGAGCTGTGGCTGGAGGGTGCGCTCGTGGGCTCCGGGTACCTCAACGATGAGGaacggacggcgacggcatttGTCCAGGACCCCGAGTGGCTGGTTCTGGGCGTTCCGGGCCGGCGACCGGGACGGCACGGGCGACTGTACCGAACGGGAGACGTGGTGCAatacgccgacgacggatcGCTGCACTTCATCGGCCGCAAGGACACGCAGGTCAAACTCCACGGGCAGCGCATCGAGCTGGAGGAGGTTGAGCGGGCGGTCAAGAAGGCTCTGCAGAGGCAAGGGGAGGCGATGACAAATGCGCAGGTCGTTGCGGAAGTGGTCGAGCCGCAGGGGACGGGGGCCGAGCTGCTGGCCGCCTTCGTACGTCTTGGCGGCCCGCACGACGCgcacgacgatgacgccgtcAAGCAGGCAACGGTCGGCATCAGGGACGAGCTGCGTGCCGTGCTTCCGCCGTACATGGTACCTTCACTCTACGTCCCGCTCGAGACGATTCCCAGGATGCCGACGGGGAAGGTCGACCGTCGACAGCTCAGGGCCGCAGGTTCTCGGCTCACCGGCAAGGACTTGGCGGCGCTCAGCCGTGTGACCGGCGAATGGCGGGCGCCGCGAACAGGTGCCGAGCGGCGGGTCCAGGAACTCTGGGCGGAAATCACAAAGGTTGGGCGGGAGagcatcggcatcgacgacagcTTCTtccgcatcggcggcgatTCTCTTGGCGCCATGCGActcgtcgggctcgcccACGACAGGGGCGTGCCGACGCTGACGGTGAGGGACGTGTTCCAGAAGCCGATCCTTcgcgacctcgccgccctcgacatCTGGGGCGACGGCGTGAGCTTGGGGGCGAGCGGATGa